In a single window of the Anguilla rostrata isolate EN2019 chromosome 6, ASM1855537v3, whole genome shotgun sequence genome:
- the si:ch211-202p1.5 gene encoding uncharacterized protein si:ch211-202p1.5, with translation MSLRTAAVLRSVDQFHPSAQEPELQHTFGRRLQLSKGHESIKRLFFSRARTDSLVVGEQDCGEVRRVLTVARSPGACHFLRRARGLAGVFHVGVPTLRREFLGQTDLVMDPITFYFLANMLVLILEQEGYSLSVVSDSAASDEASPAEPGGGRAARREKRCSCENLKDRECVYFCHIGIVWVNTPRQVVPYGVGSLPVRLRRDVGKCVCTDNSDSGCLQFCKASHVLKKQVGITTFQRMLPSKSREKYEWNLSEMERKRSLHTKDLKKS, from the exons ATGTCCCTCAGAACTGCAGCTGTTCTCAGATCAGTGGACCAGTTCCACCCGTCAGCTCAAGAGCCAGAGCTTCAGCACACCTTTGGTCGAAGATTACAACTTAGCAAGGGTCACGAGTCCATAAAACGTCTATTCTTCTCTCGCGCTCGGACCGATTCCCTCGTTGTTGGCGAGCAGGACTGCGGGGAGGTCCGCCGCGTTTTGACGGTGGCGCGTTCTCCTGGCGCATGTCACTTCCTTCGCCGCGCTCGAGGCTTGGCGGGTGTTTTCCACGTGGGGGTCCCCACTTTGCGCAGGGAGTTCCTGGGACAAACCGA TCTCGTCATGGATCCCATCACCTTCTACTTCCTGGCAAATATGTTGGTTCTAATTTTGGAACAAGAAG GTTACTCTCTCTCCGTCGTTTCGGATAGCGCCGCGTCGGACGAGGCCTCGCCGGCGGAGCCTGGCGGCGGAAGAGCGGCCCGTCGGGAGAAACGGTGCTCCTGCGAGAACCTGAAGGACAGGGAGTGCGTGTACTTCTGCCACATCGGCATCGTCTGGGTTAACACGCCTCG CCAGGTGGTACCATATGGGGTGGGCTCGCTCCCTGTCCGACTGAGAAGAGATGTTGGGAAATGTGTTTGCACAGACAACAGTGATTCTGGATGCCTTCAGTTCTGCAAAGCATCACATGTCCTAAAGAA acaagtgggaattacaaccTTCCAGAGAATGCTTCCTTCCAAGTCACGGGAGAAATATGAGTGGAATCTGAGTGAAATGGAAAGGAAACGCAGCCTCCATACAAAAGACCTGAAGAAGAGCTGA